One window of the Candidatus Methylomirabilota bacterium genome contains the following:
- a CDS encoding undecaprenyl-phosphate glucose phosphotransferase produces MLRAYSRLLEQVMLVGDLLLVAGSWLLAYLARFYVIGPQSRHGIPPLEPYLLMLLPILIVWGIAFRAFDLYHPRRIGSRLSEVAGIAKASTVGALVLVSVMTFFFREYDYSRVVIVYFWIFSIAGVSFARYAFREALRVARRRGYNLRYALVVGGGELAAGVVRRLRARPDTGIQILGLVGDDKRAAAGVQSLGGFADLRAVLDTHEVDHVILALAHEEYGRLGGLLEAIGDEPVTIHVVPDLGRFTSLRGGVEEFEGLPFVHLRESPLYGWSRVAKRVFDVAFSLAVLALLSPVLLALAAAVKLTSRGPVLYGQERMGLDGQRFRMMKLRTMRVDAERETGPVWAATGDDRRTPIGAFLRRFSLDELPQFVNVFRGEMSVVGPRPERPVFVERFRRTVPGYMLRHKVKSGVTGWAQVHGLRGNTSLEKRIEYDIEYIERWSFWLDLKIIGLTLVRVLFDRNAY; encoded by the coding sequence GTGCTGAGGGCCTACTCCCGGCTCCTCGAGCAGGTGATGCTCGTGGGGGACCTCCTGCTGGTCGCCGGCTCCTGGCTCCTCGCGTACCTCGCGCGCTTCTACGTCATTGGCCCGCAGTCCCGCCACGGCATCCCGCCGCTCGAGCCCTATCTCCTCATGCTGCTGCCCATCCTGATCGTCTGGGGCATCGCCTTCCGCGCCTTCGACCTCTACCACCCACGGCGCATCGGCTCACGCCTGTCGGAGGTGGCCGGCATCGCGAAGGCTTCGACCGTCGGCGCCCTCGTCCTCGTGAGCGTGATGACGTTCTTCTTCCGCGAGTACGACTACTCGCGCGTGGTCATCGTGTACTTCTGGATCTTCTCGATCGCGGGCGTGTCCTTCGCGCGCTACGCCTTCCGCGAGGCCCTGCGCGTCGCCCGCCGGCGGGGGTACAACCTGCGCTACGCCCTCGTGGTGGGCGGGGGTGAGCTGGCGGCCGGCGTCGTCCGGAGGCTTCGGGCGCGGCCGGACACGGGCATCCAGATCCTCGGTCTGGTGGGAGACGACAAGCGGGCGGCGGCGGGGGTCCAGTCGCTCGGCGGCTTCGCGGACCTTCGCGCGGTGCTTGACACCCACGAGGTGGACCACGTCATCCTGGCGCTTGCCCACGAGGAGTACGGCCGGCTGGGCGGGCTCCTCGAGGCCATCGGCGACGAGCCGGTGACCATCCACGTGGTGCCCGACCTCGGCCGCTTCACGTCGCTCCGCGGCGGCGTCGAGGAGTTCGAAGGCCTGCCCTTCGTTCACCTGCGGGAGTCGCCCCTCTACGGCTGGAGCCGGGTCGCGAAGCGCGTCTTCGACGTCGCCTTCTCGCTGGCCGTGCTGGCGCTCCTGTCGCCCGTCTTGTTAGCGCTCGCCGCCGCCGTCAAGCTGACGTCGCGCGGCCCCGTCCTATACGGGCAGGAGCGGATGGGGCTCGACGGCCAGCGCTTCCGCATGATGAAGCTCCGCACCATGCGCGTGGACGCCGAGCGCGAGACGGGGCCCGTGTGGGCCGCGACGGGCGACGACCGGCGGACTCCGATCGGCGCTTTCCTCCGGCGCTTCAGCCTGGACGAGCTGCCCCAGTTCGTCAACGTCTTCCGCGGGGAGATGAGCGTCGTGGGGCCGCGGCCCGAGCGCCCCGTGTTCGTGGAGCGATTTAGGCGGACGGTGCCGGGCTATATGCTGCGGCACAAGGTCAAGTCCGGCGTGACCGGCTGGGCGCAGGTCCACGGGCTGCGCGGCAATACCTCGCTCGAGAAGCGCATCGAATACGACATCGAGTACATCGAGCGCTGGTCGTTCTGGCTCGACCTCAAGATCATCGGCCTGACGCTCGTCCGCGTGCTCTTCGACCGGAACGCCTACTGA
- a CDS encoding O-antigen ligase family protein has translation MIALRRGLLAAFVVGLGVSITLAEGALIGLTLLWLWRLRDPEVRRGQPWPLWRPVLAFTGATLLSVLASGHVEASLAASKGLLLMAALYVTADALEDAREGDRFLSWLALAAGGAALAGLVQFGACPPQEPAAGLARWFFHRCDRARAFFSIYMTLAGVLNIALLATLPRVLPGGFRAWSAPVWLLTAIGLAMTYTRGAWIGLGAGAAALLPMSRRGRLAVLAGLVLLPVIFLAGPRDLSHRFRSMFDPDEAGIKERVYMWRSGTAMWRERPLLGWGPGGVKREYSRYALPEAFKQRTGHVHNTPLQILVERGVLGLAAWLAIWIAFYWRAIGLLRVLDASRMRERALVAGSVAAVTGFLVAGLSEYNFGDSEVVMVAWAVMALPWAAATGLAGPRSRRHTGPAGDRC, from the coding sequence GTGATCGCCCTCCGTCGCGGACTCCTCGCGGCGTTCGTCGTGGGCCTCGGCGTCTCGATCACGCTGGCGGAAGGCGCGCTCATCGGCCTGACGCTCCTGTGGCTCTGGCGCCTCCGCGATCCCGAGGTTCGCCGCGGCCAGCCGTGGCCGCTCTGGCGGCCCGTGCTGGCCTTCACAGGAGCCACCCTTCTCTCGGTCCTCGCCTCCGGCCACGTAGAGGCGAGCCTCGCCGCCTCCAAGGGGCTCCTGCTGATGGCCGCGCTCTACGTCACTGCCGACGCCCTCGAGGACGCGCGGGAGGGCGACCGCTTCCTCTCGTGGCTTGCCTTGGCCGCCGGCGGCGCCGCGCTGGCGGGCCTCGTTCAGTTCGGGGCGTGCCCGCCCCAGGAGCCCGCGGCCGGGCTCGCCCGCTGGTTCTTCCACCGCTGCGATCGCGCCCGCGCGTTCTTCAGCATCTACATGACGCTGGCAGGCGTGCTCAACATCGCGCTGCTCGCCACGCTCCCGCGTGTCCTGCCGGGCGGGTTCCGCGCGTGGAGCGCGCCCGTGTGGCTCTTGACCGCGATCGGTCTCGCCATGACGTACACGCGCGGGGCGTGGATCGGGCTCGGCGCCGGCGCGGCTGCGCTCCTACCCATGAGCCGGCGGGGCCGCCTCGCCGTGCTGGCGGGCCTCGTGCTCCTGCCGGTGATCTTCCTCGCCGGGCCGCGCGATCTGAGCCACCGCTTCCGCAGCATGTTCGACCCCGACGAGGCGGGGATCAAGGAGCGCGTCTACATGTGGCGGAGCGGCACGGCCATGTGGCGCGAACGCCCGCTGCTCGGCTGGGGCCCCGGCGGCGTCAAGCGTGAGTATTCCCGCTACGCCCTGCCCGAGGCCTTCAAGCAGCGCACGGGGCACGTGCACAACACGCCGCTCCAGATTCTGGTCGAGCGTGGGGTGCTGGGGCTCGCGGCGTGGCTCGCGATCTGGATCGCCTTCTACTGGCGCGCCATCGGTCTCTTGCGCGTGCTCGATGCGAGCCGCATGCGCGAGAGGGCGCTCGTGGCGGGCAGCGTGGCGGCGGTGACGGGCTTTCTCGTGGCGGGGCTGTCCGAATACAACTTCGGCGACTCCGAGGTGGTGATGGTCGCCTGGGCCGTCATGGCCCTGCCGTGGGCGGCGGCTACCGGCCTTGCAGGGCCTCGGTCGCGCAGGCATACAGGGCCAGCCGGCGATCGGTGTTGA